A window of Thermoproteus sp. genomic DNA:
CTCTACATATCACGTTGCCTTTTTCGTCTACCGCATAGTAGTGGCCGCCCTCAGAATAGACCGTCACGGCGCCCACGTGGGGAGCTGTCTGAGGCCTTGAGAGTTCAGCCGCCGTATACCCCAAGAGCGTGGCGACAGCTACGCCTATCGACATCGCGGCTAGAGTCCTTCGGGATAAATTCATCGTGATAAATCATTAAAAAATATTTATCGGTTGGCCGCGACTACTCGCCGTAGTCCTCGACGTCGCCTTTAAACTCCTCCAGCTCTACCTTTCCGTCCTTCAGCCTCACTATGTAGCGGGTGCCGCAGGTGGGGCATGAGGTTATCTCTCCGTCCATTACGTCGTCGGGTAGCTCTATCTCGCCGCCGCATACTTTACATATTACAGTGTATTTGGCCTTAGCCATAGGTACAGTTTTTAATTGATATTTAAATTTATCTCCCCTTTAAGGTATTATATGTGTGCCCGCGCCGGAAAGAGCCTTCTCTATAGGCGAGGGGACGAGGCCGTTGTATATTATAGTCTCCACGCCGGCTCTAGCCGCCTCGGCCGCCGCCAATAGCTTTCTCTTCATGCCGCCCTTCACCTCGTCGGATTTGGCCAGAGCCACCGCCTCTTCAGGCTTCAGCCTCTCCACGACCTTCCCCCCTATCAACAAGCCGTCCACGTCGCTCAATATGACTAACTTCGCCTTGAGCCTAGAAGCCACCTCGAACGCAATTTGGTCTCCATCTACGTTTAGGAGTTCCCCCTTGTCCGAAAGGGCAATTGGAGCTAGCACCTTAAGCGGAGGCGGGAGGAGGGCCTTCACGTCGACCTCCGAGATCTTGCCGCTATAGCCGCCGTCGACTACCCTCTGCCTCCCCCTCTCGTCGACCACTACGACCTTCTCCTTCCTCTTGGCCCTCACCACGCCTCCATCGGCCCCTGTGAGGCCTATTGCGGTCACTCCGCGCGCCGCCAAGGCCGCCACTATGGATTTATTTATCCAAGACATGGCCATTACGAACGCCTTGAGGGTCTCCGCGTCGGTATATCTGCTCACGACGCCGCCGGGATGCGTCAAGAATTTGGGCTGTAGCCCCAAGGCCTTCATGAGTTCGTTGACCGCACAGCCGCCGCCGTGTATTGCCACTGCCTCAGACGCGTATTTGGCTAGGTCGGCCACGGCGTTTGTGGGGTCCTTACATATTACCGAGCCGCCTATCTTGACTACAATCATATGGGGTTCAACGGGATCATCTTCAAGCCTTCCTCCTCGGGGAAGCCGGCCGCTATGTTGAAGGCTT
This region includes:
- a CDS encoding lysine biosynthesis protein — encoded protein: MAKAKYTVICKVCGGEIELPDDVMDGEITSCPTCGTRYIVRLKDGKVELEEFKGDVEDYGE
- a CDS encoding [LysW]-aminoadipate/[LysW]-glutamate kinase codes for the protein MIVVKIGGSVICKDPTNAVADLAKYASEAVAIHGGGCAVNELMKALGLQPKFLTHPGGVVSRYTDAETLKAFVMAMSWINKSIVAALAARGVTAIGLTGADGGVVRAKRKEKVVVVDERGRQRVVDGGYSGKISEVDVKALLPPPLKVLAPIALSDKGELLNVDGDQIAFEVASRLKAKLVILSDVDGLLIGGKVVERLKPEEAVALAKSDEVKGGMKRKLLAAAEAARAGVETIIYNGLVPSPIEKALSGAGTHIIP